From a region of the Drosophila virilis strain 15010-1051.87 chromosome 3, Dvir_AGI_RSII-ME, whole genome shotgun sequence genome:
- the LOC6624731 gene encoding LOW QUALITY PROTEIN: probable serine/threonine-protein kinase DDB_G0288147 (The sequence of the model RefSeq protein was modified relative to this genomic sequence to represent the inferred CDS: deleted 1 base in 1 codon; substituted 2 bases at 2 genomic stop codons), translated as MSTLPFLLSVADELDNIHTQSYLDDFGLGFHPHRQYYRTPTIQLSLPASTDWTGRTDWQGRHSRFRSYKFYDDSQNNLEEEQDQEQEAEQQQQQQQQHTQQRSPPAAASPSTAAATTTTSSTANMVKSNSHDVGVGGLGLNLKAGEEEDDENIDRTVRMYNLSKKCCKNYYRHALELDGLGASGRSKCSNARTECYHSGSSSEESLQKVPSPIEFLTCFLVKKTRAPKCSSHAPAAGRAAVGQLKKTXNAAALLPAATATTTIITTTATTTASGSMTSTSASKRRSNCFXMLARVGVLCGQAWSWLQRCGELPSSEPTTLPATRLGRITY; from the exons ATGTCGACGCTGCCATTCCTGTTGAGCGTTGCCGACGAGCTGGACAACATCCATACGCAATCGTATCTGGATGACTTTGGTCTGGGCTTCCATCCGCATCGTCAATATTATCGCACGCCAACCATACAGCTATCGCTGCCGGCCAGCACGGACTGGACTGGACGCACGGATTGGCAGGGACGACATTCGCGTTTTCGCAGCTACAAGTTCTACGATGATTCGCAGAACAATCTCGAGGAGGAGCAGGACCAGGAACAGGaggcggagcagcagcagcagcagcagcagcagcata CACAACAAAGatcaccaccagcagcagcaagcccatccacagcagcagcaacaacaacaacaagctca ACTGCCAACATGGTCAAGTCGAACTCACATGATGTAGGCGTAGGTGGATTGGGTCTGAATCTGAAGGCCGGCGAGGAGGAGGATGATGAGAACATCGATCGAACTGTGCGCATGTATAATCTGTCCAAGAAGTGCTGCAAGAATTACTATCGCCATGCCCTCGAGTTGGACGGACTCGGCGCCAGTGGCCGGAGCAAGTGCAGCAATGCGCGTACCGAGTGCTATCATTCTGGCTCCAGTTCCGAGGAGAGCCTGCAGAAGGTGCCATCGCCCATAGAGTTTCTCACCTGTTTTCTGGTCAAGAAGACGCGTGCGCCCAAATGCTCGAGCCATGCCCCAGCTGCCGGCCGTGCGGCAGTTGGGCAGCTTAAGAAGACATAGAACGCGGCCGCGTtgctgccagcagcaacagccacaacaacaataataacaacaacagcaacaacaacagcatccgGCTCGATGAcatcgacgtcggcgtcgaagcGTCGGAGCAACTGCTTCTGAATGTTGGCCAGAGTCGGTGTGCTCTGCGGCCAGGCCTGGAGCTGGCTGCAGCGTTGCGGCGAGCTGCCTAGCTCGGAGCCAACGACGTTGCCTGCAACGCGTTTGGGACGCATTACCTATTAG